In the Candidatus Brocadiia bacterium genome, one interval contains:
- a CDS encoding NADH-quinone oxidoreductase subunit C — protein MKRFLEIKPSIAVPMAELPALEFNDFREHIIESIHQGRRLAAFYGSGDSSGKVRIIAVLADDQNGLLYAASSFPGDSFDSLTSDCPQAHWFEREIAEQWSVKPEGHPWLKPIRFHTAYRDGKKTSGTPRQPEPVCGTTGFFQVSGDEIHEVAVGPVHAGIIEPGHFRFQCHGEDVLHLEISLGYQHRGIERRLIGGPDKKTAHYMETLAGDTTIGHTLAYCQAIEALSGLSVPARGQVLRAIALELERIANHVGDLGALAGDVAFLPTASYCGRIRGDFLNMTAVLCGNRFGRGLVRPGGIMHNIDERQIQEIGQRLLNAEQDTLSAVNLLWSNSSVMARFEETGVVSKSTAETTGLVGVAARASGLERDIRRDFPQGYYQYAHIPVSTWNNGDVFARAFVRWMEIQRSIAFIKEQIKSIPGGPISVPEATLKPDSLVVSLTEGWRGEICHCIITDRAGRVGHYKVIDPSFHNWFGLALALRNQQISDFPLCNKSFNLSYCGHDL, from the coding sequence ATGAAACGGTTTCTGGAGATAAAACCATCAATCGCGGTCCCGATGGCGGAACTGCCGGCGCTGGAGTTCAATGATTTCAGGGAACACATCATTGAATCCATCCATCAGGGCCGCCGTTTAGCGGCCTTTTACGGCTCCGGCGACAGTTCCGGCAAGGTCAGGATTATCGCCGTATTGGCCGACGACCAAAACGGATTGTTATACGCGGCATCATCTTTCCCCGGGGATTCGTTTGATTCACTCACCTCGGACTGCCCACAAGCGCATTGGTTCGAGCGCGAAATAGCCGAACAATGGTCCGTAAAACCCGAAGGCCATCCCTGGCTTAAACCCATCCGATTCCATACCGCATACCGGGACGGAAAAAAAACCAGCGGCACTCCCCGGCAACCGGAACCAGTCTGCGGCACAACCGGATTCTTCCAGGTCAGCGGCGACGAAATCCACGAGGTCGCGGTCGGCCCGGTCCACGCCGGTATTATCGAGCCCGGCCATTTCCGGTTCCAATGCCACGGCGAAGACGTATTGCACCTGGAAATCTCGCTGGGCTACCAGCATCGCGGCATCGAACGCCGTTTGATTGGCGGACCGGACAAGAAAACCGCCCACTATATGGAAACACTGGCCGGCGACACGACCATCGGCCATACGCTGGCATATTGCCAGGCAATCGAAGCTCTGTCCGGCTTGTCCGTGCCGGCGCGCGGGCAAGTTCTGCGCGCCATCGCGCTGGAACTGGAGCGTATCGCCAACCACGTCGGCGACCTGGGCGCGCTGGCCGGAGACGTGGCATTCCTGCCCACCGCTTCTTACTGCGGCCGGATTCGCGGCGATTTCCTTAATATGACCGCCGTCTTGTGCGGCAACCGCTTCGGGCGCGGACTTGTCCGACCGGGCGGAATTATGCATAACATAGACGAAAGACAAATACAAGAGATTGGACAACGGCTTCTCAATGCGGAACAGGACACCCTATCGGCCGTCAACCTCCTCTGGAGCAACAGTTCCGTTATGGCCCGGTTTGAGGAAACCGGCGTCGTCTCCAAATCAACCGCGGAAACGACCGGCCTGGTCGGCGTGGCCGCCAGGGCCAGCGGGCTGGAACGCGATATCCGGCGCGATTTCCCGCAGGGCTACTACCAATACGCTCATATACCCGTTTCCACCTGGAACAACGGCGACGTCTTCGCCCGGGCATTTGTGCGCTGGATGGAAATACAACGGTCTATCGCATTTATAAAGGAACAAATAAAATCCATCCCGGGCGGACCGATTTCGGTGCCGGAAGCCACACTAAAACCGGATTCATTGGTGGTTTCACTGACAGAAGGCTGGCGCGGAGAAATCTGCCACTGCATCATCACGGACCGTGCCGGCCGGGTCGGTCATTACAAGGTAATCGACCCGTCGTTCCATAACTGGTTCGGGCTGGCGCTGGCATTGCGGAACCAGCAGATATCCGACTTCCCGCTGTGCAACAAGAGTTTTAACCTGTCCTATTGCGGACACGATTTGTAA
- a CDS encoding hydrogenase: MWDILIARLKQKYRTIPYPKGLPVLPERFIGRPAPVSNSAGHIADAVKACPTAALKISAGNNLSLDMGRCVFCGQCARIAPDAVTFGRNHSLAGRTRAELILKGKDHKAPEPLDTKLLKLFGKSLKLRQVSAGGCGACEADTNVLNTVVFDLGRFGIQFVASPRHADGLLITGPVTKNMRLALGKTYAALPKPKIVIATGACAISGGLFSGHPESCDGADTIVPVDLYIPGCPPHPLTILDGMLRLLGKA; encoded by the coding sequence ATGTGGGACATTCTTATCGCCCGGTTGAAACAGAAATACCGGACCATACCGTATCCGAAAGGACTGCCCGTCCTGCCAGAGCGGTTTATCGGACGGCCGGCGCCGGTATCAAACAGCGCCGGGCATATAGCAGACGCGGTTAAGGCCTGCCCGACCGCGGCATTAAAGATAAGCGCCGGCAATAACCTCAGCCTGGATATGGGCCGATGCGTATTCTGCGGCCAATGCGCCCGGATAGCGCCTGACGCCGTAACCTTCGGGCGTAACCACAGCCTGGCCGGACGAACCCGGGCCGAACTCATCCTTAAGGGAAAAGACCACAAAGCGCCGGAGCCATTGGATACCAAGCTCCTGAAACTGTTCGGCAAATCGCTCAAACTACGCCAGGTAAGCGCCGGCGGATGCGGCGCCTGCGAAGCCGATACCAACGTCTTAAACACGGTCGTGTTCGACCTCGGCCGGTTCGGAATCCAGTTCGTCGCCTCGCCCCGCCACGCGGACGGCCTGTTGATTACCGGGCCGGTAACCAAAAATATGAGGTTAGCCCTGGGAAAAACCTATGCCGCCCTGCCCAAGCCAAAAATAGTCATTGCAACCGGCGCCTGCGCCATCTCCGGCGGGCTGTTCAGCGGGCATCCCGAATCCTGCGACGGAGCCGATACCATCGTCCCGGTAGACCTTTACATCCCCGGCTGTCCCCCACACCCGTTAACTATTCTTGACGGAATGCTCCGCCTTCTTGGCAAGGCCTAG